The Aedes albopictus strain Foshan chromosome 2, AalbF5, whole genome shotgun sequence region GCTTTTGCGGGAGACATCCGGATGCGGTGGTCCAACGATCCTAGTGTGGTGGTGAAATGCAAAACACCTATTAAACAATCAATTAAATCTATAGTCGCTGTAAAATATTCGATTATTTACCTCCATTCAGATGTAGTTCCGTACCAAGATGGATGATGCGATCTTTTGGCGGCATCGTGATTTTTTAGCAGACATCCCAAACTTAAGAATTATAAGTGAAATGATAAAGTTCTTAACTATAaccaaaaaataataacttttatGTGTGCTCAAATATAACCATAATAGACAGCCTCATAATAAATAATGCCCCCATTATATTTTGTATGTTGGCACACATAAAACGAATTCTGCAGAAGTCTTATAACAAGTATGTTTCTTAGCTCTATATATTTTACCTTTGCAATTTTATCAGTGTAAAGAACccaattcttatggatgacataagaatacctaatGAAAATTGATCGAATTTCatgaatttcataagatagacttatgaaaagaacaaaaaaatattaaaatgatgcagactggattcgatccatgaacgtcgggatcaccgagcccgtgttttatccacacggctaccgacgcttgagaataccatgttgctaaacatgaataaaagccaagctgtgagacgattttacgtcatagagtgaccttatgaaattcatccgaatcattatgaattatttaaaggccgtttcataagttgggccttatggaaatcttaaggttatttggctgagtgtatgggCAAATaaccattagagtgggtcatcgtttatatggaaaaattgacggctgttcgggttcgtttggaagttgaccatcaatgttaacttcttttcccgatcagcctagatagctgtgtagtgtcggtagcggttgtctcaattggctaagaataacactacggatcgcctgatccagtggtaagagtccactaaacaggtgacccctaattcatggtgttatgcggctttatgcttaccgtgccaaagaatgaatggttaggggggtctaataaaaacctaaccacaaacggagcctgtggagagttagggcgtcctccacagaattacgcccttactgcgctaaccggagcaatggtgcagcggaccttgcgtttctccgagatattcagttgcccttcttaagtctcaaatttgaggctaaataagggcggggttattcaaatgttgttaattagcttacattactacctctatgggttcgcttaatgcgttttcgccattggcgtttttcaattgacaccgatttggttcgtcgttgatgtttcctttttgtgctgtgattgtgaagagtgtaatcctgtctagtttgggtagtggctacggcaaggaaacgtcagatcaattttcagcgtaaaaagcgtatgtagcccaagtggatctacttcgttaacagtatgtttcaacctttccttatggatgccttgaagcaagctcttgttttcagcatattTCCGCTGatttttggcatctgaagtagctcaaacattgatttgagatgcttcagtttgatggaattcttaggtagtacagttcatagttaacttaacatagaattgcacctaacccaactctgcatgagcaaaatttgtcatgagttgactgattggcatgtgtcagataaggaatctccatttgaccttctttgcacttttgagtgttccttcgcaaactttgcgtattcaggcgtccctgctcaacaaactagggaacctaattggttgcgatcacattttatggataactcgcttctattgctactccaagagagtttcattgtggttttgttatcaCAACGCcattcattgtggtataccatagctactgcttataaagaagcttgtcctctgcggtctgtgcggaccgcaagaggtattcctgaacggaactcggacctgttcaagttctacatatcttcggataaaccagtcttttgtatagctacgaatctttgcttctaccccgaggattgtagctgtagaatcgatttagtgggcactaaaaagctctgcttacttcaaatcttctggagcaaatgaggctttgtcctatttttctccagagggctttgagtttttcaaacatgttttgaactcttgtagttttctactgggtattttcatggcgtgaaattactctgtagtttcatCCCGAAAGAGTGCGTGCGTTgtcaaaagaaggaataagttccagatttatctggttaccttgttctttctgaaatgcttgaaacgcattgtcgattatcacatctgtgatgttcgtctggctaacatgcctgttcatgtgaactcacatgtctcccaatttgggatgtccacagtgactcttttacacaaagttgtatacgttttcaagaaagcactcgctcaaacgtagtttttgcttgggtgatttcttgaatattgaggatgcttttgatgacgtgcctttctatgtcatattgaaagtcgcatggcgtcgcaagctacctccaatgagctataggctctttttacgcttatgcgttttacagtgtccttttcagggcactgattaaccccgttgtggtatgggctatgagctctcgttgcgcttaggcgttcattccctcttctagggcaccccttcctatttcatcacctttccctttcccaattcccatcccttgtcccattctccctcaggtaaatgatgaaataggctcatatgtatggcgatggcacaaatgtcccaaatggaggataacgtgcctctggagccggccttctgatacctgatatgaaaagaacaaaaaaatattaaaatgatgcagactggattcgatccatgaacgtcgggatcaccgagcccgtgttttatccacacggctaccgacgcttgagaataccatgttgctaaacatgaataaaagccaagctgtgagacgattttacgtcatagagtgaccttatgaaattcatccgaatcattatgaattatttaaaggccgtttcataagttgggccttatggaaatcttaaggttatttggctgagtgtatgggCAAATaaccattagagtgggtcatcgtttatatggaaaaatgaaaaattcaatggtatcccatcagatcaaagcttttttgatcccatttcaggacccaaataagtgtgcaaaatttgagcacgatcggttatgtctacgttttgcgcatcgcgtttgaagtttgtatgggattttacatgaaaaaacacacttttttgcatttctcccaTGACaagcatgattttttctaaaaccatgtacccGATCATGTGAAAACGTAGTCTAGGGTgtcttgaaaaactttgtcgaagaccgtgaagTGATCTGATGtttatggaaaaagttatagcgttggtatTGCTTGCCGAaatagcatgattttgttgctattgttattcccgaggttattcctttacatgttaaaacataaagacatgcatgcggttcgttggttatcactattttcacaagcatcggatcgctttgcggtcttcaacaaagtttttcagaacatcctaggctatcctTTTATAGTATTTATcgtttaaaaagtttcagacaaactttttcaacttatgacaaaaatgcaaataagtatgttttcccatacaaaatctcatacaaagttcaaatgcaatgcgcaaagtgtagacgccaccgatcgtgctcaaattttgcacagatactcagcacctgaaacggaaccaaaaaagctttgatctgagacaACGGTTCCGATGACTCACACTAATaaccatgtgccaaaccacatccgagttatgtgcaactaatacccgagCACAGGCTTGAACAGAGGTTAAAAACTCAATaaaggcatattttgatattgagttgtcaaaaaaaaaaacgtctcacgaaacctactgcaagcctatctattgtctatccggttggaatcaagaccgacattcaaacaaaaattgcaattttcttggtccacaagtgtcgcaactgtttcgcatctagtgcgctgtgttgctgacaacaacgggaaggatgcgcactacttttcacgtgattaaaaaacgtcgcgagttgggtcgcgtcgcaacttgattgtgcgaagtccggtttggtggcgggccTACAATATATACGTGAGAacataagatgtttacaaagttcttacagatagattaacacgggaaatctgaaaacaaaccactaccacactgGAATTTGAATTGGTCAATGGAGAtcaaaagtgatattggtttgtttgacataagagaaaagTACTGAATATAGATAAAACAcatagaaacagacgtcacactccgtcCGTTTCCCATCGATCATCTCTTTAAcgattgattcaaattttcggtataTGGATTGATAATGTttaccaccgatgaaccgacgacGAGATTTATCATTTAACAGTAAAATGACATTCGGCATAACAGGTCATACTCCCATTGTCGGTGTAATGAAAAGTAACGAGTCTGgaatagggaactgcatgaaattctctccttctctttcactctaacagaaatcttgtaaacaacaaggccacgaaacttcaaaatcccatacaaaatcaaaacagtgcggtgccctatactcgagacactttaatgAAAAGCTCTCCGCGGTGAACTAGTTTCCTATCCCCCTTCAAAACTTCCGCTTGCGTGACAGTTGAGCTGTCAAACACTTTGCTTACTCTTTCCGGTTTTTAACTTGTGGTACTGAAGTTCTGTTTCTGCTAAAGTGAGTGAATTTTTGTGAAAAACACTGAAAATACTTGCTGAATTTTGCGTAGTTATATTAAACACGTAGAGTATTTGGTTGCTGTTCGCGATAAGGGCGGAATTAGCCCGAAACGCGTAACATTTCCCACCAAAAACTCGAATGTTTGGAATCGGCTTCGATTAACCTTCCGACTGGTTTTGTTTTCCTTCGTTTCCACAGGCAGTAATCTCCCAACACAATGGCCAAGTCCAAGAATCACACCAATCACAACCAGAGTAAGTCGACCGGGAACGGCGATATCGTTGTAAGGTGAACTAATTCTGTTTATTTTTCCTCCCGGCAGACCAAAAGGCCCACAAGAATGGCATCACCAAGCCCAAGCGCCAGCGTAACGAATCGACCCGCGGTGTAAGTATATTGTTCGATTGGATCGCCCGCCCGTGTTTTCTAAACAGGTTTCTTGACTGCTTACAGATGTGCCAGAAGT contains the following coding sequences:
- the LOC109621247 gene encoding large ribosomal subunit protein eL29; the encoded protein is MAKSKNHTNHNQNQKAHKNGITKPKRQRNESTRGMCQKFLHNLRFSKKGNLSREESLKRAEERKAKFAGQPAPVKL